GCGGCACTCCCGATAAAGACCGTCTGATCAGGGGCGTGTTTTCGGGAATACCTGTAGTAAACACCTATGTCCCTCAAGGACGTGACCGGGAAAGTCCGCAGTTTGCATATAAGCTCCAATGGTTTAAACGTCTCAGAGACTTTCTGAAAAAATCCTATTCGTCCCATACGCCGTTGATATGGTGCGGCGATCTCAACGTGGCACCGGAAGCCATAGACGTACATGATCCTAAAAGGCTCCTTGGCCATGTCTGTTTCACACCGGAGGTTTGGGAGGCATTTGATCTCGTTAAGTCATGGGGATTCATTGATCTTTTCAGAAAATCCCACCCCGGCGAAGCGGGTCATTATACATTCTTTGACTACCGTGTACCGAAATCAATCGAGAGGGGCTTGGGTTGGAGAGTAGACCACATCCTCGCCACAGAGCCTTTAGCCGCAAAATCGACAAACTGTACCATTGACATGAATCCGAGAGTTGCCGAAAAACCATCCGATCATACAGTCCTCATTGCCGAATTCGAGCTATGACAAAGGAGAGTAAATGCATGAAAGAAAAGGTTGACATCCTGAAAACAAATGAAGAAATTTCCCTAAAATTCGGCAAGATTGAGGAAAATCTCGCCTCTTTCCTCAATGTGAAAGACCTTTTTGAAAAACTAATCATTCAGATCCAAGAGGAATTCAGAATTCCGTTTGTATGGATTTCAATTATCAGCGAACCCTATTTGGCCGACGTGATTCAGGTATTAAAATCCTCCCGAATTCTTAAGGAACGTTTAAACATCATAGACCGGGCAGCATTCTTACAATGCATCGCTAACAGCACAAAGCCGATACTCGCCAATAATTATATGAAACCCTTTTACAAACTACTGCCGCGTAATAAGAAATATTTTGTCAAATCCCTCGCCATTGCCCCGATAACCCTTAACAGTGAGATTATCGGCAGTATAAATCATGGCGATTTCTCCAACCTTCGCTACCAGCCGGGTATGGATACCAGCCTGCTTGAAAAACTTGCCTCGAATATCTCCGCTCGCCTGTCAAATATCATGATAGCACCACAGCAAGAGACGGAATAAGTAAAACTGATTGATTATACTTTATTATTCAATACCTTCTTTCAATACCGGGGAAATGACATAATCCATGAAATCCTCTATTTCATCAGCATCATCCATCAACAATACGCGCCTTAAGACCTCCTTTGCATCGTCCTGCTCTATCTTCCTGATCATATGCTTTATCATCGGCACTGATGGTGCATTCATACTCAACTGACCGATACCCATTCCTATGTAGAGATAGGCGCATTTCGGATTTGCCGCTGCTTCACCGCAAATAACCACAGGCTTATTCTTTTCCTTACAAACCGAAACAATGTTTAAAATGGTGGAAATCACGGCGGGATGGAGAGGGTTATATATCGGCGCCACTTTTTGATTATTTCTATCCACAGCAAGAACAAACTGGACCAGATCGTTGGTTCCCACACTGACGAAATCGACATATCGAAGCAGCTTTTCTAAAATTACGGCGGCTGCCGGCACTTCAAGAAGGAGACCCGCTTTGATTGCATCATCAAACGGAACGTTTCTTTCTCGCAGACGCTCCTTTTCCTCGTTTAAAATCGACAGAGTATCTTTTATTTCTCTGACTGAGGAAATCATGGGAAACAGTATCCTTAAAGAGCCGAAGGCTGATGCCTTCAAAATGGCCCGTATCTGTTCCCTGAAAACATCTCTCAGTTCAAGTGACACCCTGATGGATCTCCAGCCTAAATAGGGATTATCCTCCCTGGGATAGTCCAGGTAAGACAGAAATTTGTCACCACCCACATCAAGGGTACGAATGGTGACCGCTTTCCCCTTGGCCGCCTCAAGTACCCGACGGTAAATGTCCACCTGCTCATCTTCAGAGGGAAAACGTTCTCTCACCAGAAAGGGAAATTCTGTCCTGTAAAGACCGATATGGTCCGCCCCGTATTTTTCAACAAGTTCAAAATCTGATAAAAGACCGATGTTTGCACCGAGCTTGACTTCAAATCCATCCAGTGTTTGAGGCTTTAACTGCCTAAGGGTTTCAAGTCTTTCACCCTGTTGTGATTTTTCATCTTCTAGTCGCTGATATTCCCGGATGATGATTTCTGAGGGTTTGTGAAAGATAAGACCCGATGTACCATCGACAATCAATACATCGTTCTCCCGAATCTCTCTGAGCATCACCCTGGAAATAATGACCATAGGTATTTCAAAGGACTTTGCGAGTATCGCCACATGGGATGTCTCACCACCTTTTGACAGGATGATACCTTTAAGGTTCTCTTGCCGGAGCATGATGAGTTCACCGGGAGATATGCTGGAAGCAATTATGATAGTTTTTTTTATAAATCTCCCGGGTTCATCATCTTCAAGGCCAAGGAGATTTTTTAATATACGTCTCCCTACGTTTTCTATATCAAAACCCCTTTCCCGTAGATAGGGATCCTCCATCTTGGAAAACACCCTCACATAGTCCAAAATGACCTCTTTTAAGGCATATTCGGCTGCATATTTCTGCTGTTTAATATAAGCAGTGACTTTGTTTTTCAAGCCAACGTCACGGAAATACATCAGATATGTATGGAAAATATTTTTATCTCCTTGAGATAGTTCAGATTTCACGTCAGTGTTCAGTCTCTCGATCTGTGCATCGGACCGTTTTAGGGCATGATCAAACCTGCTGAGCTCATGATCCACATCATCGGCTTCATGAAAATAAATGTCAGAAAATCCGATCGACTCCCGAAGGTAATGGGCATGTCCCTCCCCGAATCCGGCAGATACTGGAATCCCTTTTAAGAGATCCTTCTTCACTACGGGCAATGCCCTTCCCCTTTGTAAGGCTGAAAACCTCTCCGCTCCCCCATCAGTTTTCTCAAGCGGTTTTTTCAGATCTTTCAATAGATTTACATAAGCCGCCTCTCCCGCTATTTGAGAGGCAATCATTGAAAATATGCGAATGTCCGAATCATTTATAGCCGTTTCCTCCACTGTTTGAATAACTAAAACTCCGAGGGTTTCACCATGGTATACAAGGGGAAGACCTAAAAAACTATGATACTTTTCTTCGCCGCTGCCTTCGAAATACTTGTATCGTGGATGACGTGCAGGATTTTTAACAAAAACGGGCTTCATCTCTTCGATGACGAGACCCGTCAAGCCCTCATTGAGGCTCATATATATTTTGCCGACTGATCCTTCGCTTAAACCGAACGTTGCCGCCAGCGACAGGCAATTTCTCTCTCCATCGAATATGTAAATAGAACAGACATCAACATAAAATCTGTCGGCAATAAGTTTGGCAATCTCGTAAAGTGTCTCTGCCGGACCGCTTGAATTAGTGATGCTCCTCCCCACATCTTCGATGATCGATATGCCTCTTTCTTTAAATGCCTGTATCCTCATGCCTCAGACGTCCTTTTATATTGTTTGCCATTATTTCGCTCAGATCTTCAAAAATATCATGTATTCGGGTATTTAACAATTTTTTCGACGGACCCTGCCACCGTTATTAAAGTCCCCTGCCTAGAGGGCGGGGCCATCGGGATACGTTTACCGTTACGATTATTCAACACCTTGCCCGTAGCACTCCGCCTGTAGATTCTAAGTGACTGATCTGATACCCTTAATCATATTTCACAGACACTTTGTTTCAGGATTAAAGCAGAGACTGTGGAGGGAGCTTCATAATGATGTTTGTTGTCACA
The sequence above is a segment of the Deltaproteobacteria bacterium genome. Coding sequences within it:
- the xth gene encoding exodeoxyribonuclease III, translated to MKTFKIATYNVNSIRSRLHIVIPWLKENRPDVFCMQETKVDDGKFPVGQFEDLGYHIIFKGGKQYNGVAMASLERPQEVSFGLDDGGTPDKDRLIRGVFSGIPVVNTYVPQGRDRESPQFAYKLQWFKRLRDFLKKSYSSHTPLIWCGDLNVAPEAIDVHDPKRLLGHVCFTPEVWEAFDLVKSWGFIDLFRKSHPGEAGHYTFFDYRVPKSIERGLGWRVDHILATEPLAAKSTNCTIDMNPRVAEKPSDHTVLIAEFEL
- a CDS encoding GAF domain-containing protein, yielding MKEKVDILKTNEEISLKFGKIEENLASFLNVKDLFEKLIIQIQEEFRIPFVWISIISEPYLADVIQVLKSSRILKERLNIIDRAAFLQCIANSTKPILANNYMKPFYKLLPRNKKYFVKSLAIAPITLNSEIIGSINHGDFSNLRYQPGMDTSLLEKLASNISARLSNIMIAPQQETE
- the ptsP gene encoding phosphoenolpyruvate--protein phosphotransferase, whose product is MRIQAFKERGISIIEDVGRSITNSSGPAETLYEIAKLIADRFYVDVCSIYIFDGERNCLSLAATFGLSEGSVGKIYMSLNEGLTGLVIEEMKPVFVKNPARHPRYKYFEGSGEEKYHSFLGLPLVYHGETLGVLVIQTVEETAINDSDIRIFSMIASQIAGEAAYVNLLKDLKKPLEKTDGGAERFSALQRGRALPVVKKDLLKGIPVSAGFGEGHAHYLRESIGFSDIYFHEADDVDHELSRFDHALKRSDAQIERLNTDVKSELSQGDKNIFHTYLMYFRDVGLKNKVTAYIKQQKYAAEYALKEVILDYVRVFSKMEDPYLRERGFDIENVGRRILKNLLGLEDDEPGRFIKKTIIIASSISPGELIMLRQENLKGIILSKGGETSHVAILAKSFEIPMVIISRVMLREIRENDVLIVDGTSGLIFHKPSEIIIREYQRLEDEKSQQGERLETLRQLKPQTLDGFEVKLGANIGLLSDFELVEKYGADHIGLYRTEFPFLVRERFPSEDEQVDIYRRVLEAAKGKAVTIRTLDVGGDKFLSYLDYPREDNPYLGWRSIRVSLELRDVFREQIRAILKASAFGSLRILFPMISSVREIKDTLSILNEEKERLRERNVPFDDAIKAGLLLEVPAAAVILEKLLRYVDFVSVGTNDLVQFVLAVDRNNQKVAPIYNPLHPAVISTILNIVSVCKEKNKPVVICGEAAANPKCAYLYIGMGIGQLSMNAPSVPMIKHMIRKIEQDDAKEVLRRVLLMDDADEIEDFMDYVISPVLKEGIE